From Pseudomonas vanderleydeniana, the proteins below share one genomic window:
- a CDS encoding substrate-binding domain-containing protein, with protein MFKRNALAVSLTLAALCTAQAAMADLNGGGATLPQALYQTSGVLTAGFAPYIGVGSGAGKAAFLNNDYTKFVAGTTGKNVHWAGSDSKLTQAELDGYVTAHGAAWGPLIQVPSVATSVAIPFNQAGTTNLNLSVDQLCGVFSGRLKTWDAVTGSGRTGAIKLVYRSESSGTTELFTRFLNAKCSSATEGGTFAITTTFGTSFSGGLPAGAVSATGSQGVMTALNSTAGGITYMSPDFAATTLAGLDDATKVAQINGLSPAPANVSAAIAAVPVPAAANRSNPNAWVPVFAAAASSTDPSVVAYPSSGYPILGFTNLVFSQCYADATQTSQVRDFFTRHYGSTAATNNDAAITANRFVPLPAAWKVAIRGSFLTATSAQAIGNTSVCNTIGRPL; from the coding sequence ATGTTTAAGCGCAACGCTCTGGCAGTTTCCCTGACTCTCGCCGCCCTGTGCACCGCACAAGCCGCGATGGCTGACCTCAACGGCGGCGGTGCTACTCTGCCACAAGCCCTGTACCAGACTTCCGGCGTGCTGACTGCCGGTTTCGCTCCTTACATCGGCGTAGGCAGCGGCGCAGGCAAGGCAGCCTTCCTGAACAACGACTACACCAAGTTCGTGGCTGGCACCACCGGCAAGAACGTACACTGGGCTGGTAGCGACTCGAAACTGACCCAGGCTGAGCTGGATGGCTACGTTACCGCTCACGGCGCTGCCTGGGGCCCGCTGATCCAGGTTCCATCGGTTGCCACTTCGGTTGCCATTCCGTTCAACCAGGCAGGTACCACCAACCTGAACCTGAGCGTCGATCAACTGTGCGGCGTGTTCTCCGGCCGTCTGAAAACCTGGGATGCCGTCACCGGTTCCGGTCGTACCGGCGCGATCAAGCTGGTCTATCGCAGCGAAAGCAGTGGTACCACCGAGCTGTTCACCCGCTTCCTGAATGCCAAGTGCTCGAGCGCCACTGAAGGCGGTACCTTCGCTATCACTACCACCTTTGGCACCAGCTTCTCGGGTGGCCTGCCAGCCGGCGCCGTCTCGGCCACTGGTAGCCAGGGCGTGATGACTGCACTGAACTCCACCGCTGGTGGTATCACCTACATGAGCCCGGACTTCGCCGCGACCACCCTCGCTGGCCTGGATGACGCCACCAAGGTTGCCCAGATCAACGGCCTGTCTCCAGCGCCTGCCAACGTATCGGCCGCTATCGCTGCCGTACCGGTCCCTGCCGCCGCCAACCGCTCCAACCCCAACGCCTGGGTACCTGTCTTCGCTGCTGCCGCCAGCTCGACCGACCCAAGCGTCGTGGCCTACCCATCCTCGGGTTACCCCATCCTGGGCTTCACCAACCTGGTGTTCAGCCAGTGCTACGCCGACGCTACGCAGACCAGCCAAGTCCGTGACTTCTTCACCCGTCACTACGGCTCCACTGCTGCCACCAACAACGACGCCGCCATCACTGCCAACCGTTTCGTGCCGCTGCCAGCTGCATGGAAAGTGGCCATTCGCGGCAGCTTCCTGACCGCCACCAGCGCTCAGGCCATCGGCAACACCAGCGTCTGCAACACCATCGGTCGTCCGCTGTAA
- a CDS encoding DUF1345 domain-containing protein, whose translation MPHLARTHPRLTIATLLGLAAGALVPISPVLTKVLIGWNTAVWTYLVMMLWLTTRSSAQDVQRFVEREDENAGTVLLIVSIAAIASLAAITVELAGGKNLDVHARAWHYAFTGLTVLGSWLLIGVIFSVHYARQFYLSDETDPPLRFADGEKHPDYWDFLYFSFTISVAVQTSDVGVATRGMRRVVLAQSLIGFLFNTAILGFSINIAAGLFG comes from the coding sequence ATGCCCCATCTCGCCCGAACCCACCCACGCCTGACCATCGCCACCCTCCTCGGCCTGGCTGCCGGTGCTCTGGTGCCGATCAGCCCGGTACTGACCAAGGTGCTCATTGGCTGGAATACAGCCGTCTGGACCTACCTGGTCATGATGCTGTGGCTGACGACACGCTCCAGCGCGCAAGACGTGCAGCGGTTCGTCGAACGCGAGGATGAGAATGCCGGGACGGTGCTGCTGATCGTGTCGATCGCGGCGATTGCCAGCCTGGCGGCGATTACGGTTGAACTGGCCGGTGGCAAGAACCTGGATGTGCATGCCCGTGCCTGGCACTACGCGTTCACCGGCCTGACGGTACTGGGCTCATGGCTGCTGATCGGGGTGATCTTCAGCGTGCACTACGCGCGACAGTTTTATCTGTCGGATGAAACGGACCCGCCACTGCGTTTTGCCGATGGCGAGAAACATCCGGACTACTGGGACTTCCTGTACTTCTCTTTCACCATCAGTGTGGCGGTACAGACGTCGGATGTCGGGGTGGCGACTCGGGGGATGCGCCGGGTGGTGTTGGCGCAGTCGCTGATCGGGTTTCTGTTCAATACGGCGATACTGGGGTTTTCGATCAATATTGCGGCGGGGTTGTTTGGCTGA
- the hppD gene encoding 4-hydroxyphenylpyruvate dioxygenase: MADIFENPMGLMGFEFIEFASPTPNTLEPIFEIMGFTKVATHRSKNVHLYRQGAINLILNNEPHSEASYFAAEHGPSVCGMAFRVKNAQKAYSRALELGAQPIHIATGPMELNLPAIKGIGGAPLYLIDRFGEGSSIYDIDFVYLDGVDRNPKGAGLKIIDHLTHNVYRGRMAYWANFYEKLFNFREIRYFDIKGEYTGLTSKAMTAPDGMIRIPLNEESSKGSGQIEEFLMQFNGEGIQHVAFLTDDLVKTWDQLKKIGMRFMTAPPDTYYEMLEGRLPNHGEPVQELQSRGILLDGASQEGDKRLLLQIFSETLMGPVFFEFIQRKGDDGFGEGNFKALFESIERDQIRRGVLTTE, encoded by the coding sequence ATGGCAGATATCTTTGAAAACCCGATGGGCCTGATGGGCTTTGAATTCATCGAATTCGCATCGCCGACCCCGAACACGCTGGAGCCGATCTTCGAGATCATGGGCTTCACCAAGGTTGCGACCCACCGCTCCAAGAACGTGCACCTGTATCGCCAGGGCGCGATCAACCTGATCCTCAACAACGAACCGCACAGCGAAGCCTCGTACTTCGCCGCCGAGCATGGCCCGTCGGTGTGCGGCATGGCCTTCCGGGTGAAAAACGCGCAGAAAGCCTATTCCCGTGCCCTGGAACTGGGGGCCCAGCCGATCCACATCGCCACCGGCCCGATGGAGCTGAACCTGCCGGCGATCAAGGGCATCGGCGGCGCGCCGCTGTACCTGATCGACCGTTTCGGCGAGGGCAGCTCGATCTATGACATCGACTTCGTCTACCTCGACGGTGTCGACCGCAATCCGAAAGGGGCGGGCCTGAAGATCATCGATCACCTGACCCACAACGTCTATCGCGGGCGCATGGCCTACTGGGCGAACTTCTACGAGAAGCTGTTCAACTTCCGCGAGATCCGCTATTTCGACATCAAGGGCGAGTACACCGGCCTGACCTCCAAGGCGATGACCGCGCCGGATGGCATGATCCGGATTCCGCTCAACGAGGAATCGTCGAAGGGCTCGGGGCAGATCGAAGAGTTCCTGATGCAGTTCAACGGCGAGGGCATCCAGCACGTGGCCTTCCTCACCGACGACCTGGTCAAGACCTGGGACCAGTTGAAGAAGATCGGCATGCGCTTCATGACCGCACCGCCGGACACCTACTACGAGATGCTCGAAGGCCGCCTGCCGAACCATGGCGAGCCGGTGCAGGAACTGCAGTCGCGCGGCATTCTGCTCGACGGTGCCTCGCAGGAGGGCGACAAGCGCCTGCTGCTGCAGATCTTCTCGGAAACCCTGATGGGGCCGGTGTTCTTCGAGTTCATCCAGCGCAAGGGCGACGATGGTTTCGGCGAGGGCAACTTCAAGGCGTTGTTCGAGTCGATCGAGCGTGACCAGATTCGTCGTGGCGTGCTGACCACCGAGTAA
- a CDS encoding EAL domain-containing protein, producing the protein MPLTVKGRPWPARYGLNLLIGLLPIVSGITLLHWQADRALNANTRETAGDALKQFELMLDNAELAAHAIVPLAGRPCAQVELALREQVTRRPFVRAANLAWNNNLYCTSLFGPYQEAVDPANYVAGSLWLMKGNPVTPHSALLAYRLAQGNGAAIISIDGYHLSNLLHLMGRETGLILQVGSAWTSSQGQILDGKAPAFPVAPTTLRSSRFPFSVSAGFSKGETWRYIGREYRELLALLLVLGLLAGITTRWLQQRSSAPSHELQRALEAREFIPYFQPVVRSDTLRWSGLEVLMRWNHPREGLVRPDLFIPFAEHCGLIVPMTRSLLQQTAALLAPHSALLEPGFHVGVNITAQHCHDLQLVQDCREFLAAFAPGQIRLVLELTERELIEPGDVTHQLFEQLHDLGVMVAIDDFGTGHSSLSYLRELNVDYLKVDQSFVAMIGADVLSRHILDSIIDLSLKLELGIVAEGVETAEQRDYLANRGVDFLQGYLFGKPLPASEFFNSLKRQAGDNVD; encoded by the coding sequence ATGCCACTCACCGTCAAAGGCCGCCCCTGGCCTGCCCGCTATGGGCTGAATCTGCTGATCGGCCTGCTGCCGATCGTTTCGGGTATCACCCTCCTGCACTGGCAGGCCGATCGGGCGCTGAACGCCAATACCCGGGAAACCGCCGGGGATGCCCTGAAGCAGTTCGAGCTGATGCTCGACAACGCCGAACTGGCCGCCCATGCCATCGTGCCGCTGGCCGGCCGGCCCTGCGCCCAGGTGGAACTGGCCCTGCGTGAACAGGTCACGCGCCGTCCCTTCGTCCGCGCCGCCAACCTGGCCTGGAACAACAACCTGTACTGCACATCACTGTTCGGCCCCTACCAGGAAGCCGTCGACCCGGCCAACTATGTCGCCGGCAGTCTCTGGCTGATGAAAGGCAACCCGGTGACGCCCCATTCAGCCTTGCTGGCCTATCGACTGGCCCAAGGCAATGGCGCGGCGATCATCAGCATCGACGGCTATCACCTGAGCAACCTGCTGCACCTGATGGGTCGCGAAACCGGGCTGATCCTGCAAGTGGGCAGTGCCTGGACCTCCAGCCAGGGCCAGATCCTGGATGGCAAGGCCCCGGCCTTCCCGGTGGCGCCGACCACCCTGCGCTCCAGCCGCTTCCCATTCAGTGTCAGTGCCGGCTTCTCCAAGGGAGAGACCTGGCGCTACATCGGCCGCGAGTATCGGGAGCTGCTCGCCCTGTTGCTGGTACTCGGCCTGCTGGCCGGCATCACCACCCGCTGGCTGCAACAGCGCTCGAGCGCGCCCAGCCACGAGTTGCAACGGGCGCTCGAAGCCAGGGAATTCATTCCGTATTTCCAGCCGGTGGTGCGCAGCGACACACTGAGGTGGTCCGGCCTCGAAGTGCTGATGCGCTGGAATCATCCTCGCGAGGGTCTGGTGCGTCCGGACCTGTTCATTCCGTTCGCCGAACACTGCGGCCTGATCGTGCCGATGACCCGCTCGCTGCTGCAACAGACCGCTGCCCTGCTCGCCCCGCATTCGGCGTTGCTGGAGCCCGGTTTTCATGTCGGCGTGAACATCACCGCCCAGCATTGCCATGACCTGCAACTGGTGCAGGATTGCCGGGAGTTCCTGGCCGCCTTCGCTCCAGGGCAGATCAGGCTCGTGCTGGAACTGACCGAACGCGAACTGATCGAACCGGGCGACGTCACCCACCAGCTGTTCGAACAATTGCACGACCTGGGCGTCATGGTCGCCATCGATGATTTCGGCACCGGCCATTCCAGCCTCAGTTACTTGCGCGAACTCAACGTCGACTATTTGAAGGTCGACCAGAGTTTCGTCGCCATGATCGGTGCCGATGTGCTGTCACGACATATCCTCGACAGCATTATCGACCTCAGTCTCAAGCTGGAATTGGGTATTGTCGCCGAAGGCGTGGAAACAGCCGAGCAACGCGACTACCTGGCCAATCGCGGCGTCGATTTCCTGCAAGGCTATCTATTTGGCAAGCCGCTGCCGGCTTCGGAGTTTTTCAATAGCCTGAAACGTCAGGCCGGCGATAACGTCGATTAG
- a CDS encoding histone-like nucleoid-structuring protein, MvaT/MvaU family encodes MSKLAEFRAAEKALQEQLAQLEALKNDAGLKKEIEFEKKLNDLMTNYGKSLRDIIAILDPQASTGKAAQAPKQRRARVVKVYQNPHSGELIETKGGNHRGLKAWKEQYGAATVDSWVRS; translated from the coding sequence TTGTCCAAACTCGCTGAGTTCCGTGCCGCAGAAAAAGCCCTTCAAGAACAACTCGCCCAACTCGAAGCCCTGAAGAACGATGCCGGGCTCAAGAAGGAAATCGAATTCGAGAAGAAGCTTAACGACCTGATGACGAACTACGGCAAAAGCCTGCGGGACATCATCGCCATTCTCGACCCCCAGGCCAGCACCGGCAAGGCTGCCCAGGCGCCCAAGCAGCGCCGCGCCCGCGTGGTCAAGGTCTATCAGAACCCACACTCGGGCGAACTGATCGAGACCAAGGGCGGCAACCATCGTGGCCTCAAGGCCTGGAAAGAACAGTACGGTGCCGCCACTGTTGACTCCTGGGTGCGCAGCTAA